From Spirosoma agri, one genomic window encodes:
- a CDS encoding glycosyltransferase: MQESNLNETIAGVVVLYNSGVEVINNINTYIDQIKKLYVIDNSDSPNLDLVNQLQSFRSIVYIPNIGNYGVADALNIAAHRAINDNFTYLLTMDDDSRAPSNMISSMIDFINNYANPEELGIVSVDHSGSLSADAYKEVNLTMTSGNLLSLHAYQKVGPFNKNLFIDHVDHEYNLRLYLNKFKIIEITNLKLNHKLGTVKKFNLYTLNISYISHNPVRLYYFIRNAIYISRTYFNINPKVCLFLLQLSVKEIVKSSLLEDHKYLRLMYIKKALSAGWQGRLGKLS; the protein is encoded by the coding sequence ATGCAAGAATCAAATCTGAATGAGACAATAGCTGGCGTCGTTGTTTTATATAACAGTGGTGTAGAAGTTATTAATAATATAAATACGTATATTGATCAAATAAAAAAACTATATGTTATTGATAACTCGGATAGCCCTAACTTAGATTTGGTCAATCAATTGCAATCATTCCGCTCAATAGTTTACATACCAAATATTGGCAATTATGGTGTTGCAGACGCTCTAAATATTGCTGCTCACCGGGCTATTAACGATAATTTTACGTACCTTTTGACAATGGATGATGACAGCCGAGCACCATCAAACATGATTTCTAGTATGATTGATTTTATTAACAATTATGCAAATCCAGAAGAGCTAGGTATTGTGTCAGTTGATCACAGTGGGTCACTTTCCGCTGATGCATACAAAGAAGTCAATCTTACAATGACTTCAGGAAATCTCTTGAGCCTTCATGCCTATCAGAAGGTCGGACCTTTCAATAAAAATTTATTTATAGATCACGTAGATCATGAATATAATTTACGCCTTTACCTAAATAAATTTAAAATTATTGAAATTACTAACTTAAAGCTGAATCACAAACTAGGCACAGTTAAAAAATTTAACCTTTATACATTAAATATAAGCTATATATCACACAATCCAGTAAGATTATATTATTTTATTAGAAATGCTATCTATATATCACGTACGTATTTTAATATTAATCCAAAAGTTTGTTTATTTCTGCTACAGCTAAGTGTGAAAGAAATAGTAAAGTCGTCCTTGTTAGAAGATCACAAATATCTTCGTTTAATGTATATTAAGAAGGCTTTATCAGCCGGATGGCAGGGGCGTTTAGGTAAACTAAGTTAA
- a CDS encoding glycosyltransferase family 2 protein: MKLIKATPLISIITVVYNSASTLETTILSVLNQKQDLIDYWIIDGGSTDGSIDIIKRYEHMLSGWISEPDKGIYDAMNKGIDRVNGKWIYFLGADDVLNLKVLEQISPYLKTEYSLVFGQVVFDNNYQMNSYLGKRTLFQNTVHHQSAFYNKSVFSEFRYDSSLKILADYELNLLLYIRKSLTLFVPLVIATCATGGASSEFSRSLKETNIVRNRNIKSQVKGKFLSIILSLYYFQKKMRYYIYGHQV; encoded by the coding sequence ATGAAACTTATTAAGGCTACTCCTCTCATTTCGATCATAACAGTTGTTTATAATTCTGCTTCTACTTTAGAAACTACAATACTAAGCGTATTGAATCAGAAGCAAGACTTGATCGATTATTGGATAATTGATGGAGGCAGTACTGATGGGTCTATTGACATTATTAAGCGATATGAGCACATGCTCTCAGGTTGGATCAGTGAACCTGATAAAGGGATCTACGATGCTATGAACAAAGGGATCGATCGTGTTAATGGAAAATGGATTTATTTTCTTGGCGCTGATGACGTATTAAATCTCAAAGTTTTAGAGCAGATAAGCCCTTATTTGAAAACGGAATATTCGTTGGTATTTGGCCAGGTAGTGTTTGACAATAATTATCAGATGAATTCTTATTTAGGCAAACGAACATTATTTCAAAATACTGTACATCATCAAAGTGCATTTTATAATAAATCTGTATTCTCTGAATTCCGCTATGACTCTTCACTTAAAATATTAGCAGATTATGAACTTAATTTACTACTGTATATTCGAAAATCTTTAACATTATTTGTCCCTTTGGTGATCGCAACCTGTGCAACGGGGGGAGCCAGTAGTGAGTTTAGTCGATCATTGAAAGAAACGAATATTGTGAGAAATCGTAATATAAAAAGCCAGGTTAAAGGTAAATTCCTTTCTATCATTCTGTCGTTGTACTATTTCCAAAAAAAAATGCGATATTATATATACGGTCATCAAGTATAA